The Pseudomonas bijieensis DNA window GAGTCGCCGCCTGCGCCCCTTCACGCCCCCCCAAGTTGTAGGACAATTCCCTTACATTCCGAGCATTTAGGAAGACCAGGTGTGGATCGCTCGTTTATTTGGCCCCATCGCCTTTTAACGGTTGACACTCGGGCGTTCGCCTGTAGAATGCCGCCACACAGACGCGGGATGGAGCAGTCTGGTAGCTCGTCGGGCTCATAACCCGAAGGTCGTCGGTTCAAATCCGGCTCCCGCAACCAAATATCAAGAAAGGCTGCTCGAAAGAGTGGCCTTTTTTGTGTCTGGCGAAAAAGACTTCATTACAAATGTTTTGTAATTATTTTCTGCCGCAGGGATTGGTAACTTGGCTGGATACCCCCATCCTGTCGCGCATAGCTCAAGAGGTGATTGATGCGCGCCCACTCGTCTGACCCGCAAGACTCCGCTACTGCGACACAACCGATCAAGGCCGAGCGACTGCGTTGGCTGGATCGGATCAGCCAGTACCGCCAGCCCATCGGCCTCGCCGTCACGCTGCTGCTGTTTGCGATTGCATTGATTGCCTGCCGCCACCTGCTGAGCGAGCTCGATCTGTACGCCCTGCACGACTCTATTCTGGAGGTGCCCCGGCCAGCCCTGCTCGGTGCGATCGCCGCCACGGTGGCCGGTTTCATCATTCTCCTGGGCTACGAATGGTCCGCCAGCCGTTACGCCGGAGTGACGCTGCCACCACAAACCATGGTCCTGGGCGGATTCACCGCGTTCGCCATCGGCAATGCCATTGGCCTGTCACTGCTGTCGGGCGGTTCGGTGCGCTACCGCCTGTATGCGCGTCATGGCCTGGGGGCCTCGGATGTCGCCCACATGACGCTGTTCGCCAGCCTGTCCCTGGGCTGCGCGTTGCCGCCGCTGGCGGCCCTGGCGACGCTCAGCAACCTGCCCGCCGCGTCCGCTGCGCTGCACCTGCCTGCGACTTTGCTGGGGGCCATTTCCGTGGCGGTGCTGCTGCTCACCAGCGTGTTGGCCATCGGTATTTACCGCCGGCGCCTGCCGGAACAGCCTCATCGGGACAGCCTGCTGGTCAAGGCCGGGCGCCGCACACTGCGCCTGCCGGGCCGACGCCTGACCTTCCTGCAACTGGTGATCACCGCGCTGGACGTCGCCGCCGCCGCCACCGTGTTGTATCTGTTGCTGCCCGAGGCGCCGCCGTTCGGCGCTTTCCTGCTGGTGTACCTGCTGGCACTGGCCGCCGGGGTGCTCAGCCATGTACCGGGCGGTGTCGGCGTGTTCGAAGCGATCCTGCTGGCCGCGTTTGCCGACAAACTCGGCGCCGCCCCACTGGCCGCCGCGCTGTTGCTGTATCGCTTGATCTACGTGCTGCTGCCGATGCTGGTGGCTTGCGTATTGCTGCTGATCAATGAAGCGCAACGGCTGTTCCAGACGCGCCAGACCCTGCGGGCGGCGTCGGGCCTCGCGGCACCGATCCTGGCAGTGCTGGTGTTCCTCTCGGGCGTGGTGCTGCTGTTTTCCGGGGTGACACCAGAAATCGACACCCGCCTGGAGCACATCGGTTTCCTGATCCCTCATCGGCTGGTCGACGCTTCGCACTTCGGCGCCAGCCTGGTGGGCGTGTTGTGCCTGTTGCTCGCCCAGGGGCTGCGTCGCCGCCTGTCGGCGGCCTGGATGCTGACCACCATTTTGCTGCTGGTGGGCGCCCTGCTCTCCCTACTCAAGGGTTTTGACTGGGAAGAAGCCACGTTGCTGACGCTGACGGCCTCCCTGCTGGCGGTATTCCGGCGCTCCTTCTATCGTCCGAGTCGCCTGACCGAGCTGCCGTTTTCCCCACTGTTCCTGATCGCCAGCCTTTGCGTGCTTGGCGCGTCGATCTGGCTGTTGCTGTTTGCTTACCAGGACGTGCCCTACAGCCATCAACTCTGGTGGCAGTTCACCCTCGACGCCGACGCCCCTCGTGGCCTGCGCTCGCTGCTGGGGGCGGCAGTGCTGCTGGTGGTGGTGTCCCTGACCTGGCTGCTGCGCACCGCCCGGCCGGTGATCCATTTGCCGACCGCAGAAGAACTGGAGCGGGCCAAGACGATCCTCATGGCGTCTTCGCAACCCGACGGTGGCCTGGCCCTGACCGGTGACAAGGCATTGCTGTTTCACCCCAACGACGAAGCCTTCCTGATGTATGCCCGCCGTGGTCGCAGCCTGGTGGCGTTGTATGACCCTATCGGGCCAACCCAACAACGGGCCGAAATGATCTGGCAGTTCCGTGACCTGTGTGACATCCACCATGCCCGCCCGGTGTTCTACCAGGTGCGTGCCGAGAACCTGCCGTACTACATGGACATCGGCCTGACAGCCATCAAGCTGGGCGAGGAAGCACGGGTCGACCTCAAGCGTTTCGATCTCGAAGCCAAGGGCAAAGAGATGAAGGACTTGCGTTACACCTGGAACCGCGGCACCCGTGACGGGCTTTCGCTGGAGATCCACGAACCGGGCCAGGCACCGATGGATGAGCTCAAGGTCATTTCCGATGCCTGGCTGACCGGCAAGAACGTGCGCGAGAAAGGTTTTTCCCTGGGCCGTTTCAGCGACGACTACCTCAAGCACTTTCGTATCGCGGTGATTCGATTCGAAGGCCGCCCGGTCGCATTCGCCAACCTGCTGGAGACCCACAGCCATGATCTGGCCAGCCTCGACCTGATGCGCGCCCACCCCGAAGCCCCGAAGCTGACCATGGAGTTCATGATGGTCGGCCTCATCCAACACTATAAGAACCATGACTATGCCCGCTTCAGCCTGGGCATGGTCCCACTGTCGGGCCTGCAGCCGCGTCGTGGCGCGCCGCTGACCCAGCGCCTAGGCTCGATGGTGTTCCGCCGTGGCGAGCAGCTCTACAACTTCCAGGGGCTGCGCCGCTTCAAAGATAAATTCCAGCCTGACTGGGAACCTCGTTACATGGCCGTGCCCGCCGGACTCGATCCGCTGGTGGCGCTGGCCGATACTGCCGCCCTGATTGCAGGCGGCCTGACTGGACTGGTGAAACGCTGATGATGCAACGCTCCTGGCGATACGTAGTGGCCGCCCTGCTGGTGCTGGCGGTGATTCTCGGTGGCGGTTACTGGTACTGGAACCGCCCGGCCCCGCAACCCACCCTGGAACAACTGGCGCCCGCCGACGGCGTGGCAATGACCCGGGTCATCCCTGGCACCAAGCCACGTGCCCAGGTGCTGGTGGCGGTCAATGAAGACCAGAAGCTCAGCGACACCCAATTGACGACCCTCAGCCGCAGCGGCTCGGCACAGATCGTCCAGGTGATCCTGCCCAAGGACTGCATGCTGCAAGGCCGCGCCCTGCAAGCGGGCCTGCGGCAGCTCCAGGGGCCGGCCACGCTGGTTAGCGGCATCGGCCCTGGCGCCGTGCTGGCCTGGCGCTGGCTGGCCGAGCAGAAAGACGACAAGGCCAAGGCCGTTTCGGTGGACCTGGCCCTGGAAAAACCCGGCTGCACGCACTTGCTGCCCAAAAGCGCGGCCCATGGCCACTGGCTGGTGGCGTGGAACGATAACCCTGACGACACCAGCGCCGGTTTCGTACGGGATCAGAAAAATGCCGAAACCAGCATCAGCGACTACGACATCAACCTGCCGCAAGTGCTGAACAACGAACTGCGCAAGATCCTGGTAGGCGCCGACAAGGGCAAGGGTGGCCTGAGCATCCCGGTGGTGGAAGTCCCAGCCAGCCAGGCGCGGGACACCGTAACCCTGTTCCTCTCCGGCGACGGTGGCTGGCGTGACCTGGACCGCGACGTGGCCGATGAAATGGCCAAGATCGGCTACCCAGTGGTCGGTATCGACACCCTGCGCTACTACTGGCAGCACAAGAGCCCTGAGCAGAGCGCGGTCGACCTGGCCGAACTGATGCAGCACTACCGTCAGATCTGGGGCACCAAGCGCTTCATCCTGACCGGCTACTCCTTCGGCGCCGACGTGCTGCCGGCCATCTACAATCGCCTGCCAGCCACCGAACAACAGCGGGTCGATGCGATCATCCTGCTGGCCTTCGCCCGCACCGGCAGCTTCGAGATCGAAGTCGAAGGCTGGCTCGGCAACGCCGGCACCGAGGCGGCCACCGGCCCGGAAATGGCCAAGCTGCCTGCCGAGAAAGTGGTGTGCATCTATGGCGGCGAAGAGGCTGACGAAAGCGGTTGCACCGACAAGACCGCCGTGGGCGAAGCCATCAAACTGCCCGGCGGCCACCACTTTGACGAAAACTACCCGGCCCTGGCCAAGCGCCTGATCGATGAGATCAACAAGCGCCAGAGCAAGCCTGCCGACCAGTGACCTGATGCAGGCTTAACGAGAAGCCCCTGCAGCCTTTACGGATGCAAGGGCTTTTTTGTGGTCGTTCGATTTGCACATACCCCTGTGGGAGCGAGCCTGCTCGCGATGACGGCAGCACAGTCAACATCACCGTCAACTGACCCTCAGCTATCGCGAGCAGGCTCGCTCCCACAAGGATTCATTAGCATCTTACATTTGGGTCGCCCACAAAAAAGCCCCCGCCGCCGCAAGGCAACGGGGGCTTCTTGCCCAGGCTTACATTTCGACCTGCGTTCCCAATTCAATCACCCGGTTCAGCGGCAGATTGAAGAAGCGCAGATTGCCGTTGGCATTTTTCAGCATGAAGGCGAACAGTATCTCGCGCCAGCGGGCCATACCCTCGAGCTTGGAGGCAATGACGGTCTCGCGGCTGAGGAAGTAGGTCGTGCGCATCGGACTGAAGTCCAGGTCATCCAGATGGCAAAGCTTGAGCGCCTGCGGGACGTCCGGCTCGTCGGTAAAGCCGAAGTGCAGGATCACCCGGAAGAACCCTTCGCCATAGGCGTCGACCTCGAAGCGCCGTTGCGGCGGCACCCGGGGGATATCTTCATAGACCACCGTCAGCAGTACGACTTGCTCATGCAGCACCTGATTGTGCAACAGGTTGTGCAACAACGCGTGGGGCACTGCGTCCGAACGCGCGGTCAGGAACACGGCGGTACCCTGGACACGGTGAGGGGGCTGCACGCGGATGCTGCTGATGAAGATCGGCAGCGGCAGCGCCCCTTCATCCAGGCGATCCACCAGCAACTGCTTGCCGCGCTTCCAGGTGGTCATCAGCACGAACAAGGCAATGCCGGCGATGACCGGGAAAGCGCCGCCCTGGATGATCTTCGGCACGTTGGCAGCGAAGTACAGGCCGTCCACCAGCAGGAAACCGAACAACAGCGGCACCGCCAGAAACGGCGGCCATTTCCACAACAGCAGGATCACCGCGGACACCAGGATCGTGGTCATCAGCATGGTACCGGTCACTGCCACGCCGTAGGCCGAGGCCAGCGCGCCGGAAGACTCGAAACCCAGTACCAGCAGCACCACGCCGACCATCAGCGACCAGTTCACCGCACCGATGTAGATCTGGCCCTGCTCGGCGCTGGAGGTGTGCTGGATGTACATGCGCGGGATATAACCGAGCTGAATCGCCTGACGCGTCAGGGAGAACGCGCCGGAAATCACCGCTTGCGAAGCGATCACCGTGGCCAGGGTCGACAGGCCCACCAACGGGATCAGTGCCCAGCTTGGCGCCAGCAGATAGAACGGGTTGCGCGCCGCTTCCGGGTCACCCAGCAGCAACGCCCCCTGGCCGAAATAATTGAGCACCAGCGCCGGCAACACCAGGATGAACCAAGCCCGGGCGATCGGTTTGCGGCCGAAGTGGCCCATGTCGGCGTACAGGGCTTCGGCGCCGGTCAGTGCCAGTACCACCGCGCCAAGGATCGCCACACCCATGCCAGGATGGACGACAAAAAAGCGCACAGCCCAGGCCGGGTTGATCGCATGCATCACTTCCGGTTGCTGACTGATGCCGTAAACGCCAAGAGCGCCGAGCACCAGGAACCAGGTGACCATGATCGGGCCAAACAGGATGCCAATCCGTGCGGTACCGTGGCGCTGGATCAGGAACAACCCCACCAGCACCACCAACGACAACGGCACCACCCAGTGATCGATGCCTTCGAACGCCAGGCCAAGGCCTTCAATTGCCGAGAGTACGGAAATCGCCGGGGTGATCATGCTGTCGCCGTAGAACAGCGCCGCACCGATCAAGCCGCAGACCACCAGGAATGTCCGCAGTCGTGCCTTTCCCGCCGCCGCTCGCCGCGCCAGGGCAGTGAGCGCCATGATCCCGCCCTCGCCCTGGTTGTCGGCGCGCAGGACGAACATCATGTACTTGATCGACACGACCCAGATCAGCGACCAGAAAATCAGCGAGAGAATCCCCAGCACCCCATCGTGATTGACAGGCACGCCATAGGCACCGGAAAACACTTCCTTGAGGGTGTACAACGGGCTTGTGCCGATATCGCCATAAACCACTCCGACCGCCGCGACCAGCATGCTCAGCGGCTTCGCTGCCGAATGCTCGGCACCCGCCGCCTGACTACTTGCATGACCCATCCAACACTCCCGATTCCCAGACCTGTCTTCTTGAACGAAGCACTTTGTTTTGCTGAAGCAGCATGCGCTGTTTTACGTATTGTTACAGACGTTTCGTTGACTGTAGCAATCGTCAGAACGCAAAGGCGCGAAGCATAGCGCAGCACTCGTCGCATTTCCCGGTATAAAGCTGGTCAAGTGCGTCGGCCATGGATAGAATTGCGCACTTTTTGATCAGAGGCGCGCCAGGCGCCCTGTCTCGGCAAGAGACGATCCCCCTACACCGAGGTTAGACATGTCCACCACTACCGCGCCAGCCAATCCGAAGGTTGGCTTCGTATCCCTGGGTTGCCCGAAGGCTCTGGTCGACTCCGAGCGCATCCTGACCCAACTGCGCATGGAAGGCTATGATGTAGTGTCCACTTACCAGGACGCCGACGTGGTGGTGGTCAACACCTGCGGCTTCATCGATTCGGCCAAGGCCGAGTCCCTGGAAGTGATCGGCGAAGCCATCAAGGAAAACGGCAAGGTCATCGTCACCGGCTGCATGGGCGTGGAAGAAGGCAACATCCGCAACGTGCACCCGAGCGTGCTGTCTGTAACCGGTCCTCAGCAGTACGAACAGGTGGTCAACGCCGTCCACGAAGTGGTGCCACCGCGCCAGGACCACAACCCGCTGATCGACCTGGTGCCGCCACAGGGCATCAAGCTAACCCCGCGCCACTATGCCTACCTGAAGATTTCCGAAGGCTGCAACCACAGCTGCAGCTTCTGCATCATCCCGTCGATGCGCGGCAAACTGGTGAGCCGCCCGGTGGGCGATGTGCTCGACGAGGCCCAGCGCCTGGTCAAGGCCGGCGTCAAGGAATTGCTGGTGATCTCCCAGGACACCAGCGCCTACGGCGTCGACGTGAAGTACCGCACCGGCTTCTGGAACGGCGCGCCGGTGAAAA harbors:
- the mprF gene encoding bifunctional lysylphosphatidylglycerol flippase/synthetase MprF gives rise to the protein MRAHSSDPQDSATATQPIKAERLRWLDRISQYRQPIGLAVTLLLFAIALIACRHLLSELDLYALHDSILEVPRPALLGAIAATVAGFIILLGYEWSASRYAGVTLPPQTMVLGGFTAFAIGNAIGLSLLSGGSVRYRLYARHGLGASDVAHMTLFASLSLGCALPPLAALATLSNLPAASAALHLPATLLGAISVAVLLLTSVLAIGIYRRRLPEQPHRDSLLVKAGRRTLRLPGRRLTFLQLVITALDVAAAATVLYLLLPEAPPFGAFLLVYLLALAAGVLSHVPGGVGVFEAILLAAFADKLGAAPLAAALLLYRLIYVLLPMLVACVLLLINEAQRLFQTRQTLRAASGLAAPILAVLVFLSGVVLLFSGVTPEIDTRLEHIGFLIPHRLVDASHFGASLVGVLCLLLAQGLRRRLSAAWMLTTILLLVGALLSLLKGFDWEEATLLTLTASLLAVFRRSFYRPSRLTELPFSPLFLIASLCVLGASIWLLLFAYQDVPYSHQLWWQFTLDADAPRGLRSLLGAAVLLVVVSLTWLLRTARPVIHLPTAEELERAKTILMASSQPDGGLALTGDKALLFHPNDEAFLMYARRGRSLVALYDPIGPTQQRAEMIWQFRDLCDIHHARPVFYQVRAENLPYYMDIGLTAIKLGEEARVDLKRFDLEAKGKEMKDLRYTWNRGTRDGLSLEIHEPGQAPMDELKVISDAWLTGKNVREKGFSLGRFSDDYLKHFRIAVIRFEGRPVAFANLLETHSHDLASLDLMRAHPEAPKLTMEFMMVGLIQHYKNHDYARFSLGMVPLSGLQPRRGAPLTQRLGSMVFRRGEQLYNFQGLRRFKDKFQPDWEPRYMAVPAGLDPLVALADTAALIAGGLTGLVKR
- a CDS encoding potassium transporter Kup; translated protein: MLVAAVGVVYGDIGTSPLYTLKEVFSGAYGVPVNHDGVLGILSLIFWSLIWVVSIKYMMFVLRADNQGEGGIMALTALARRAAAGKARLRTFLVVCGLIGAALFYGDSMITPAISVLSAIEGLGLAFEGIDHWVVPLSLVVLVGLFLIQRHGTARIGILFGPIMVTWFLVLGALGVYGISQQPEVMHAINPAWAVRFFVVHPGMGVAILGAVVLALTGAEALYADMGHFGRKPIARAWFILVLPALVLNYFGQGALLLGDPEAARNPFYLLAPSWALIPLVGLSTLATVIASQAVISGAFSLTRQAIQLGYIPRMYIQHTSSAEQGQIYIGAVNWSLMVGVVLLVLGFESSGALASAYGVAVTGTMLMTTILVSAVILLLWKWPPFLAVPLLFGFLLVDGLYFAANVPKIIQGGAFPVIAGIALFVLMTTWKRGKQLLVDRLDEGALPLPIFISSIRVQPPHRVQGTAVFLTARSDAVPHALLHNLLHNQVLHEQVVLLTVVYEDIPRVPPQRRFEVDAYGEGFFRVILHFGFTDEPDVPQALKLCHLDDLDFSPMRTTYFLSRETVIASKLEGMARWREILFAFMLKNANGNLRFFNLPLNRVIELGTQVEM
- a CDS encoding virulence factor family protein → MMQRSWRYVVAALLVLAVILGGGYWYWNRPAPQPTLEQLAPADGVAMTRVIPGTKPRAQVLVAVNEDQKLSDTQLTTLSRSGSAQIVQVILPKDCMLQGRALQAGLRQLQGPATLVSGIGPGAVLAWRWLAEQKDDKAKAVSVDLALEKPGCTHLLPKSAAHGHWLVAWNDNPDDTSAGFVRDQKNAETSISDYDINLPQVLNNELRKILVGADKGKGGLSIPVVEVPASQARDTVTLFLSGDGGWRDLDRDVADEMAKIGYPVVGIDTLRYYWQHKSPEQSAVDLAELMQHYRQIWGTKRFILTGYSFGADVLPAIYNRLPATEQQRVDAIILLAFARTGSFEIEVEGWLGNAGTEAATGPEMAKLPAEKVVCIYGGEEADESGCTDKTAVGEAIKLPGGHHFDENYPALAKRLIDEINKRQSKPADQ